A single genomic interval of Porphyromonas sp. oral taxon 275 harbors:
- the rplT gene encoding 50S ribosomal protein L20, whose amino-acid sequence MPRSVNHVASRAKRKRILKLTRGYYGARKNVWTVAKNTWEKGLTYAFRDRKNKKRNFRALWIQRINAAARLEGLSYSRLMGALHAQGIEINRKVLADLAVNHPEAFKAIVAKVK is encoded by the coding sequence ATGCCAAGATCAGTCAATCACGTAGCTTCGCGCGCTAAGAGAAAGCGTATCCTCAAGCTCACTCGTGGGTACTACGGTGCTCGCAAGAACGTCTGGACCGTCGCCAAGAACACTTGGGAGAAGGGTCTGACCTACGCTTTCCGTGACCGCAAGAACAAGAAGCGCAACTTCCGCGCCCTGTGGATCCAGCGTATCAACGCTGCTGCACGCCTGGAGGGACTCTCCTACTCCCGCCTGATGGGCGCCCTGCACGCTCAGGGTATCGAGATCAACCGTAAGGTCCTCGCTGACCTGGCGGTCAATCACCCCGAGGCCTTCAAGGCTATCGTAGCTAAGGTGAAGTAA
- the rpmI gene encoding 50S ribosomal protein L35, translated as MPKLKTNSSAKKRFALTGSGKIKRKHAFKSHILTKKTKKQKRNLTYFTTVDQADVREVKELLRLR; from the coding sequence ATGCCTAAGCTGAAGACAAACTCCAGCGCCAAGAAGCGCTTCGCGCTCACGGGCTCTGGTAAGATCAAGCGCAAACATGCCTTCAAGAGTCACATCCTAACCAAGAAGACGAAGAAGCAGAAGCGTAACCTCACCTACTTCACCACCGTGGATCAAGCTGACGTACGCGAAGTCAAGGAGCTCCTCCGTCTCCGCTAG
- a CDS encoding Maf family nucleotide pyrophosphatase, with protein MDQITQAAATAHPLLQGLAGWRILLGSQSPRRVELLRGLGLPFEQQVLPDIDESFPATMPLPEIPAYIAGQKAAAYRGALDERTLLITADTLVFVDDEPLGKPRTREEAAAMLRRLSGRRHWVTTGLVFTTLSQQDSYSDTAAVDFAPLTEADISYYLEHYAPLDKAGAYGIQEWIGYRAIERIEGSFYTVMGLPVHLVSHYLSTFNKTLSSCIHK; from the coding sequence ATGGATCAGATCACACAAGCCGCCGCCACAGCACATCCCCTACTGCAGGGGCTGGCAGGCTGGCGCATCCTCCTCGGCTCGCAGTCGCCGCGCCGCGTGGAGCTGCTGCGGGGGCTAGGCTTACCCTTCGAGCAGCAGGTGCTGCCCGACATCGACGAGTCCTTCCCCGCCACGATGCCGCTCCCCGAGATCCCTGCCTACATCGCAGGGCAGAAGGCCGCGGCCTACCGCGGTGCCCTGGACGAGCGGACGCTCCTCATCACGGCCGACACGCTGGTCTTCGTCGATGACGAGCCGCTGGGCAAGCCTCGGACGCGGGAAGAGGCTGCCGCCATGCTGCGCCGCCTCAGCGGACGCAGGCACTGGGTCACCACGGGACTGGTCTTCACCACTCTCTCCCAGCAGGACAGCTACAGCGATACAGCGGCCGTGGACTTCGCCCCCCTCACGGAGGCCGATATCAGCTACTACCTCGAGCACTACGCCCCGCTAGACAAGGCAGGCGCCTATGGCATCCAGGAGTGGATAGGCTACCGCGCCATCGAGCGTATCGAGGGGAGCTTCTACACGGTCATGGGGCTGCCCGTGCACCTCGTGAGTCATTACCTAAGCACATTTAACAAAACACTATCGTCATGTATACACAAATAG
- a CDS encoding endonuclease MutS2, whose protein sequence is MNVQTLDLYPHNYVDKIGFVELRQLLAAHCASSLGRERMLSLEASADYERISLELEETREMMQLLTSEHQLPSLQIVDCREALHRIRPQGTYVEELELQDLLRMLETLHALHRFFTEEQSTGERADESLVYLYPRLTALLEDRPTFPKVEQHLRSLLTEEGRLRDNASRELLQIRRTLAETERSLSGMLQRILTGARREGWVEQDVQPALRDGRLVIPVSPMHKRKIRGIVHDESATGKTVYIEPVELVEANNRIRELESEERREVIRILTEVANRLRPNLRHLLESYELLATYDFVYAKAHWALELGAQCPRLSPEPRLEWYGARHPLLQRSLSASGRSIVPLDITLQAPDARILLISGPNAGGKSVCLKTVGLLQYLLQCGLPIPVQDHSEAGIFERLYIDIGDEQSIDDDLSTYSSHLRNMKHFVRHADRASLLLIDEFGGGTEPTIGGAIAQALLHRFNDQGAFGVITTHYQNLKTYAEDHPGLINGAMLYDRHEMRPLFRLSIGRPGSSFAIEIARKIGLPEDVIAEVSEQVGSEYIDMDKYLQDIIRDKRYWETKRQSIRQDERALQEARQRFDEGTEHLKSERKKILEEARREAARIIQEAGGRIERTIREIREAEAAKDQTRLIRQQLTEYKEGLSAEEEALQLAAAKKTQREVERLLARRERRAKGKTQPKEQPRLAALVTDTEREAVASHSVLGEISVGSTVRIEGQKALGQVLSLSDREAVVALGALKTTVPLSRLQLATKGEAGRLKHQQHQQPIQPQASSIIDQIHQKRLHFRHELDVRGFRAGEALDAVGYYVDEALQLGVGQVRILHGTGTGALREAIRSYLGGVRGVANFHDEDVRFGGAGITVVHME, encoded by the coding sequence GAGCTGGAGGAGACGCGCGAGATGATGCAGCTCCTCACGAGCGAGCACCAGCTGCCCAGCCTCCAGATCGTGGACTGCCGCGAGGCGCTCCACCGCATACGCCCTCAGGGCACCTATGTCGAGGAGCTGGAGCTGCAGGACCTGCTACGCATGCTGGAGACGCTGCACGCCCTGCACCGATTCTTCACCGAGGAGCAGAGCACGGGGGAGCGCGCCGATGAGAGCCTCGTCTACCTCTACCCCCGCCTTACGGCGCTGCTCGAGGACCGACCTACCTTCCCCAAGGTCGAGCAGCATCTGAGGAGCCTCCTGACCGAGGAAGGACGCCTGAGAGACAATGCCTCGCGCGAGCTGCTGCAGATACGCCGCACGCTCGCCGAGACCGAGCGCAGCCTCTCGGGCATGCTGCAGCGCATCCTCACAGGCGCCCGCCGCGAAGGCTGGGTGGAGCAGGACGTGCAGCCCGCCCTACGTGATGGGCGCCTCGTGATCCCCGTCAGCCCGATGCACAAGCGTAAGATTCGCGGCATCGTCCACGATGAGTCCGCCACGGGGAAGACCGTCTACATCGAGCCCGTAGAGCTCGTCGAGGCCAACAACCGTATCCGCGAGCTGGAGAGCGAGGAGCGTCGCGAGGTCATCCGCATCCTTACCGAGGTGGCCAATAGACTACGCCCCAACCTCCGCCACCTGCTGGAGAGCTACGAGCTGCTGGCGACCTACGACTTCGTCTATGCCAAGGCGCACTGGGCGCTGGAGCTGGGGGCGCAGTGTCCGCGCCTTAGCCCCGAGCCGCGTCTGGAATGGTACGGCGCACGCCACCCCCTGCTGCAGCGCTCGCTCAGCGCCTCGGGGCGGAGCATCGTCCCCCTAGACATCACGCTCCAGGCCCCCGATGCGCGTATCCTCCTGATCTCGGGGCCCAACGCTGGGGGTAAGTCCGTATGCCTCAAGACCGTGGGCCTACTGCAGTACCTCCTACAGTGCGGGCTGCCCATCCCCGTGCAGGATCACTCCGAGGCAGGGATCTTCGAGCGGCTCTACATCGACATCGGCGACGAGCAGAGCATAGATGACGACCTCAGCACCTATAGCTCGCACCTGAGGAACATGAAGCACTTCGTGCGCCACGCCGACCGTGCGAGCCTGCTGCTAATCGACGAATTCGGCGGCGGCACCGAGCCCACCATAGGCGGCGCCATAGCTCAGGCGCTGCTGCACCGCTTCAATGACCAAGGGGCCTTCGGCGTCATCACGACGCACTACCAGAACCTCAAGACCTACGCCGAGGACCATCCCGGGCTCATCAACGGCGCCATGCTCTACGACCGCCACGAGATGCGCCCCCTCTTCCGCCTCTCCATTGGGCGCCCGGGGAGCTCCTTCGCCATCGAGATCGCCCGCAAGATCGGCCTCCCCGAGGACGTCATCGCCGAGGTCTCCGAGCAGGTAGGCAGCGAGTACATCGACATGGATAAGTACCTGCAGGACATTATCCGCGACAAGCGCTACTGGGAGACCAAGCGCCAGAGCATACGTCAGGACGAGCGCGCGCTGCAGGAGGCACGACAGCGCTTCGACGAGGGTACCGAGCACCTCAAGAGCGAGCGCAAGAAGATCCTCGAGGAGGCACGCCGCGAGGCAGCCCGCATCATCCAGGAGGCGGGCGGACGCATCGAGCGCACCATCCGCGAGATCCGTGAGGCCGAGGCCGCCAAGGACCAGACACGCCTCATCCGCCAGCAGCTCACCGAGTACAAGGAGGGGCTATCGGCTGAGGAAGAAGCCCTGCAGCTAGCTGCGGCCAAGAAGACGCAGCGAGAGGTGGAGCGCCTCTTGGCGCGCCGTGAGCGTCGTGCCAAGGGCAAGACCCAGCCCAAGGAGCAGCCTCGCCTGGCCGCCCTCGTCACCGACACCGAGCGCGAGGCCGTCGCTAGCCATAGCGTGCTGGGGGAGATCAGCGTCGGCAGCACCGTCCGTATCGAGGGACAGAAAGCGCTGGGGCAGGTCCTCTCGCTCAGCGACCGTGAGGCCGTCGTCGCCCTCGGCGCGCTCAAGACCACCGTCCCGCTGAGCCGCCTGCAGCTCGCCACCAAGGGCGAGGCAGGGCGTCTCAAGCACCAGCAGCATCAGCAGCCCATACAGCCGCAGGCCTCGAGCATCATCGACCAGATCCATCAGAAGCGCTTGCACTTCCGCCACGAGCTGGATGTGCGCGGCTTCCGAGCTGGTGAGGCGCTGGATGCCGTAGGCTACTACGTCGACGAGGCCCTGCAGCTCGGGGTCGGGCAGGTACGTATCCTGCACGGCACGGGCACGGGGGCGCTACGCGAGGCCATACGCAGCTACCTCGGCGGTGTGCGTGGCGTGGCGAACTTCCACGACGAAGATGTACGCTTCGGCGGGGCAGGCATTACCGTCGTCCACATGGAGTAG
- a CDS encoding S41 family peptidase: MKQLIPLAIIGCLTLGTLGSLSAQSSQRPLWLRHQQISPDGRSIAFCYRGDIYTVPTEGGRALRLTSNAAYDGTPIWSPDSRQIAFSSDREGGRDVFLIGADGTELRRITSNSAKEVPVAFLDAKTLLFQADIMPTVQLSLHPTQGFVQTYAVKLDAQEARPKLWNPYPMLQPSLSGKQLLYTDHKGYEDQWRKHAHSPITRDIWLRDEQGKHTKLTSFDGEDRNAVWDGQGGFYYLSEREGNSNIYHRTTASPTAADTRLTDFKKDPVRFLSRATDGTLCFGYDGEIYTLRPGSSPRRVPVQIVTDEEEPKVQYRQYSSGVSSFAVAPSGKEIAFVVHGEVYVTHTEYKTTKRITNTPVQERSVSFSPDGRQIVYAAERDGHWNIYMTELERKDDKLFVYARGLKERQLTRSQEACFQPTFSPDGKKVAFLRDRTGIYVYDLASGKETKILDKSYNYSYADGDQHYQWSPDSQWILTNYGGEGGWMHIDCALVKADGSGERINLTESGYREGEGKFAFGGKAILFSSDRAGYRSHGSWGSEKDLYLMFLDREAYEHFRQTKEERELRKQQGEDKDKDKDKKTGAGVFDLEDEDYSPISSGILRIGKKAKKSTQTAAKDGDKKKEEEQKKPFKPDFTDREDRIVRLTYASGSISDAVINGEGTKLYYIARYGTSTDLWERDLETQATRILSPGIGGGELILGQDGKTVYLGTQSGLKKLENGTLKNIEFAADFEHRPAEERSYIFDHSWQQVKEKFYDVKLHGVDWDYYRTTYRKFLPHINNDQDFAEMLSELLGELNASHTGARAYSRSQTQATASLGAFYDPDYEGRGLRILEVLDSGPLAHGERKVTSGMIIKSIDGEDILPGRALEPYFNGKVGKRVNLSILDPKTGKTFEHIVKPISQEQQRELLYRRWLRHCEELVRQRSGGRIAYVYVRAMNSSSFRTVFQDLLGKYRNAEAAIVDTRFNGGGWLHEDLTHLLSGKKYLSFTPRGQYIGDDPFMQWNKPSCVLMSEGNYSNGHGFPWAYKTLGLGKLIGAPVAGTMTAVWWESQINPHIVFGIPQVTCSDEQGRPLENQTLQPDILIYNTPEQSLSGYDAQLIRAVDEMMKTLPQK, translated from the coding sequence ATGAAGCAACTCATCCCACTGGCCATCATCGGCTGCCTGACACTGGGCACCCTCGGTAGCCTGAGCGCCCAGAGCTCCCAGCGCCCCCTCTGGCTGCGCCATCAGCAGATCAGCCCCGACGGCCGCAGCATCGCCTTCTGCTACCGCGGTGATATCTATACCGTACCTACCGAAGGAGGGCGCGCGCTGCGTCTGACCTCCAATGCCGCCTACGATGGCACCCCCATCTGGAGCCCCGACAGCCGACAGATCGCCTTCTCCTCCGACCGCGAGGGTGGGCGTGACGTCTTCCTCATCGGTGCCGACGGCACTGAGCTGCGCCGCATCACCTCCAACAGTGCCAAGGAGGTCCCCGTAGCCTTCCTCGATGCCAAGACCCTCCTCTTCCAGGCCGACATCATGCCCACGGTGCAGCTCTCCCTGCATCCCACCCAGGGCTTCGTACAGACCTACGCCGTCAAGCTCGACGCCCAGGAGGCGCGCCCCAAGCTCTGGAACCCCTACCCCATGCTGCAGCCCTCGCTCTCGGGCAAGCAGCTCCTCTACACCGACCATAAGGGCTACGAGGATCAGTGGCGCAAGCACGCCCACTCACCCATCACACGCGACATCTGGCTGCGTGACGAGCAGGGCAAGCACACCAAGCTCACCAGCTTCGACGGCGAGGACCGCAATGCCGTCTGGGACGGGCAGGGCGGCTTCTACTACCTCAGTGAGCGCGAGGGCAACTCCAACATCTACCACCGCACCACCGCGAGCCCCACGGCTGCCGACACACGTCTGACGGACTTCAAGAAAGATCCCGTCCGCTTCCTTTCGCGCGCCACCGACGGCACGCTCTGCTTCGGCTACGACGGCGAGATCTACACGCTGCGCCCTGGCTCGAGCCCGCGCAGAGTGCCCGTACAGATCGTTACCGACGAGGAGGAGCCTAAGGTACAGTACCGTCAGTACAGCTCGGGCGTGAGCTCCTTCGCCGTCGCGCCCTCGGGCAAGGAGATCGCCTTCGTCGTCCACGGCGAGGTCTACGTGACGCACACCGAGTACAAGACCACCAAGCGCATCACCAATACCCCCGTGCAGGAGCGTAGCGTCAGCTTCAGCCCCGACGGCCGCCAGATCGTCTACGCCGCAGAGCGCGATGGGCACTGGAATATCTACATGACCGAGCTGGAGCGCAAGGACGATAAGCTCTTCGTCTACGCTCGTGGGCTCAAGGAGCGCCAGCTGACCCGCAGCCAGGAAGCTTGCTTCCAGCCCACCTTCAGCCCCGACGGCAAGAAGGTCGCCTTCCTACGTGACCGCACCGGCATCTACGTCTACGACCTCGCCTCGGGCAAGGAGACCAAGATACTGGATAAGAGCTACAACTATAGCTACGCCGACGGCGACCAGCACTACCAGTGGAGCCCCGACAGCCAGTGGATCCTGACGAACTACGGCGGCGAGGGCGGCTGGATGCACATCGACTGTGCGCTGGTCAAGGCCGACGGCTCGGGCGAGCGGATCAACCTCACCGAGAGCGGCTACAGGGAGGGCGAGGGCAAGTTCGCCTTCGGCGGCAAGGCCATTCTCTTCAGCTCCGACCGCGCGGGCTACCGCAGCCACGGCAGCTGGGGCTCCGAGAAGGACCTCTACCTGATGTTCCTCGACCGCGAGGCCTACGAGCACTTCCGCCAGACGAAGGAGGAGCGTGAGCTCCGCAAGCAGCAGGGCGAGGATAAGGACAAGGATAAGGACAAGAAGACGGGCGCTGGCGTCTTCGACCTCGAGGACGAGGACTACAGCCCCATCTCCAGCGGCATCCTACGCATAGGCAAGAAGGCCAAGAAGAGCACCCAGACGGCGGCCAAGGACGGCGACAAGAAGAAGGAGGAAGAGCAGAAGAAGCCCTTCAAACCCGACTTCACCGACCGTGAGGACCGTATCGTACGCCTCACCTACGCCTCGGGCTCTATCTCGGACGCCGTCATCAACGGCGAGGGCACCAAGCTCTACTACATCGCCCGCTACGGCACCTCCACCGACCTCTGGGAGCGCGACCTGGAGACGCAGGCCACCCGTATCCTCTCCCCCGGCATCGGTGGCGGCGAACTGATCCTAGGCCAGGACGGCAAGACCGTCTATCTCGGTACGCAGTCGGGACTGAAGAAGCTAGAGAACGGCACGCTGAAGAACATCGAGTTCGCCGCTGACTTCGAGCACCGCCCAGCCGAGGAGCGTAGCTACATCTTCGATCACAGCTGGCAGCAGGTCAAGGAGAAGTTCTACGACGTCAAGCTGCATGGCGTGGACTGGGACTACTACCGCACGACCTACCGCAAGTTCCTCCCGCATATCAACAACGATCAGGACTTTGCCGAGATGCTCTCCGAGCTCCTCGGCGAGCTCAATGCCTCCCACACGGGGGCTCGTGCCTACTCCCGCAGCCAGACTCAGGCCACGGCTAGCCTCGGCGCCTTCTACGACCCCGACTACGAGGGTCGAGGGCTGCGCATCCTCGAGGTGCTCGACTCGGGGCCGCTGGCGCATGGCGAGCGCAAGGTCACCTCTGGCATGATCATCAAGAGCATTGACGGCGAGGACATCCTGCCCGGGCGCGCCCTCGAGCCCTACTTCAATGGCAAGGTCGGCAAGCGCGTCAACCTCAGCATCCTCGATCCCAAGACGGGCAAGACCTTCGAGCACATCGTCAAGCCCATCTCCCAGGAGCAGCAGCGCGAGCTGCTGTACCGCCGCTGGCTACGCCACTGCGAGGAGCTGGTACGTCAGCGCAGCGGGGGCCGTATCGCCTACGTCTACGTGCGGGCAATGAATAGCAGCAGCTTCCGCACCGTCTTCCAGGATCTGCTAGGTAAGTACCGCAATGCCGAGGCGGCCATCGTCGACACCCGCTTCAACGGCGGCGGCTGGCTGCATGAGGATCTCACGCACCTCCTGAGTGGGAAGAAGTACCTCAGCTTCACCCCGCGTGGGCAGTATATCGGCGACGACCCCTTCATGCAGTGGAACAAGCCCAGCTGCGTCCTCATGAGCGAGGGCAACTACAGCAACGGCCACGGCTTCCCCTGGGCCTACAAGACCCTCGGCCTCGGCAAGCTCATCGGCGCCCCCGTCGCGGGGACGATGACGGCCGTATGGTGGGAGTCGCAGATCAATCCCCACATCGTCTTCGGCATCCCGCAGGTCACCTGCTCGGATGAGCAGGGACGCCCGCTGGAGAACCAGACCCTGCAGCCCGACATCCTCATCTACAACACCCCCGAGCAGAGCCTCTCGGGCTACGATGCCCAGCTGATCCGTGCGGTCGATGAGATGATGAAGACCCTACCACAGAAGTAG
- a CDS encoding HAD family hydrolase, whose protein sequence is MSSIPHDLSQIKAFVLDMDGVVSANVSPVGPDGMPMRTVNVKDGYAMQYAVKQGYTLAVISGGASEAMTERFRNLGAKYIYMRISDKARQLELLCQESGLRPEEIAYIGDDIPDIPVMRLVALPCAPADAAPEVKSIAKYISLYNGGYGVVRDVIEQTLKANSCWSLSEGFGW, encoded by the coding sequence ATGAGTAGTATTCCCCACGACCTAAGCCAAATCAAGGCCTTCGTCCTAGACATGGACGGCGTAGTGAGTGCCAACGTCAGCCCCGTCGGGCCCGACGGCATGCCCATGCGTACGGTCAACGTCAAGGACGGCTATGCCATGCAGTACGCCGTGAAGCAAGGCTATACGCTGGCCGTCATCTCGGGTGGCGCGAGCGAAGCGATGACGGAGCGATTCCGCAACCTCGGCGCCAAGTACATCTATATGCGCATCTCCGACAAGGCGCGCCAGCTCGAGCTCCTATGCCAGGAGTCAGGGCTGCGACCCGAGGAGATCGCCTACATCGGAGACGACATCCCCGACATCCCCGTCATGCGCCTAGTGGCCCTCCCCTGCGCCCCTGCCGACGCCGCCCCCGAGGTCAAGTCCATCGCCAAGTACATCTCCCTCTACAATGGGGGCTACGGCGTAGTGCGTGACGTCATCGAGCAGACGCTCAAGGCCAACAGCTGCTGGTCGCTCTCCGAGGGCTTCGGCTGGTAA
- the infC gene encoding translation initiation factor IF-3, with amino-acid sequence MAVDNKQKFQYRTNEAIRVKEVRLVGDNVEQGVYPIQQALRIAADQELDLVEISPNVNPPVCRVVDYSKFIFQLKKKQKEQKAKSVKVVVKEIRFGPQTDDHDYNFKLKHAKGFLSEGAKVKAYVFFRGRSILFKDQGEVLLLRFANDLEDYGRVESMPVLEGKRMTIMLAPKKVATPAPKKDKTKDEEDED; translated from the coding sequence ATGGCAGTAGACAACAAACAAAAGTTCCAGTACCGGACGAACGAGGCCATCCGCGTCAAGGAGGTACGTCTCGTCGGGGACAATGTAGAGCAGGGCGTATATCCCATCCAGCAGGCGCTACGCATCGCCGCGGACCAAGAGCTAGACCTGGTAGAGATCTCGCCCAACGTCAACCCACCAGTTTGCCGTGTCGTAGACTACTCTAAGTTCATCTTCCAGCTGAAGAAGAAGCAGAAGGAGCAGAAGGCGAAGAGCGTCAAGGTCGTCGTCAAGGAGATCCGCTTCGGTCCCCAGACTGATGACCACGACTACAACTTCAAGCTCAAGCACGCTAAGGGCTTCCTCAGCGAGGGCGCGAAGGTCAAGGCCTACGTATTCTTCCGTGGACGCTCCATCCTATTTAAGGATCAGGGAGAGGTGCTTCTCTTGCGCTTCGCCAACGACCTTGAGGACTACGGCCGCGTAGAGAGCATGCCCGTCCTGGAAGGTAAGCGCATGACCATCATGCTTGCCCCCAAGAAGGTCGCCACCCCTGCTCCTAAGAAGGACAAGACTAAGGACGAGGAAGACGAGGACTAG
- the thrS gene encoding threonine--tRNA ligase: protein MIKVTFPDGSQREYPAGTTSWDIAGSISPRLQQDVLAAGVNGQIWDLMRPLKEDTELKLYKWEDPEGKFAYWHSSAHLMAEALQEIYPEVKFGIGPPIENGFYYDIDLGEGVQIKDADLAAIEAKMLEAAARKEPIIRRDITKAEVTEFFRQKGDEYKLELIADLPDGSITTYTQGGFTDLCRGPHVPNTGYIKAVKLLSVAGAYWRGDEKRKQLTRIYGITFPKKKMLDEYLQLLEEAKKRDHRKIGKELGLFAFSQNVGSGLPLWLPRGTQLRLRLEDFLKQIQKQFGYQQVISPHIGSKQLYVTSGHWAKYGADSFRPITTPQEGEEFMLKPMNCPHHCEIYKAMGPHSYRDLPQRLAEFGTVYRYEQSGELHGLTRVRGFTQDDAHLFCRPDQIKEEFCKVMDIIFIIFKALNFQNFEAQISLRDKVNRDKYIGSEENWERAEQAIIDACAEKGLPAVIEYGEAAFYGPKLDFMVKDALGRRWQLGTIQVDYNLPERFELEYTGADNRKHRPVMIHRAPFGSMERFVAVLIEHTAGHFPLWLTPDQVVILPISEKYNDYAYEVAAQLNKQDIRTQVDDRNEKIGRKIRDNELKRIPYMLIVGEKEAQEGEVSVRVQGEGDKGSLKIATFAEQIAAEVDRQLNAWHTEQQA, encoded by the coding sequence ATGATCAAAGTCACCTTCCCAGACGGCAGCCAGCGGGAGTACCCCGCAGGGACGACCTCTTGGGATATAGCTGGATCGATCAGCCCCCGCCTGCAGCAGGATGTCCTAGCTGCTGGGGTTAATGGTCAGATCTGGGACCTGATGCGCCCCCTCAAGGAGGATACCGAGCTGAAGCTCTATAAGTGGGAAGACCCCGAGGGGAAGTTCGCCTACTGGCACTCCAGCGCCCACCTCATGGCCGAGGCGCTACAGGAGATCTATCCCGAGGTCAAGTTCGGGATCGGCCCCCCCATCGAGAACGGCTTCTACTACGATATAGACCTGGGCGAGGGCGTCCAGATCAAGGATGCAGACCTAGCGGCCATCGAGGCCAAGATGCTCGAGGCGGCAGCGCGCAAGGAGCCCATCATCCGCCGCGACATCACCAAGGCGGAGGTCACGGAGTTCTTCCGTCAGAAGGGCGACGAGTACAAGCTCGAGCTCATCGCGGACCTACCCGACGGCTCGATCACGACCTACACGCAGGGCGGCTTCACCGACCTTTGCCGTGGGCCACACGTCCCCAACACGGGCTACATCAAGGCCGTCAAGCTGCTCAGCGTGGCTGGTGCCTACTGGCGCGGCGACGAGAAGCGCAAGCAGCTGACGCGTATCTACGGGATCACCTTCCCCAAGAAGAAGATGCTCGACGAATACCTGCAGCTCCTCGAGGAGGCCAAGAAGCGCGACCACCGCAAGATCGGCAAGGAGCTCGGGCTCTTCGCCTTCTCGCAGAACGTAGGCTCGGGGCTGCCCCTCTGGCTGCCCCGCGGGACGCAGCTCCGCCTGCGTCTGGAGGACTTCCTCAAGCAGATCCAGAAGCAGTTCGGCTACCAGCAGGTCATCTCCCCACACATCGGCTCCAAGCAGCTCTACGTGACCTCTGGGCACTGGGCGAAGTACGGTGCGGACTCCTTCCGCCCCATCACCACACCCCAGGAGGGAGAGGAATTCATGCTCAAGCCCATGAACTGCCCGCACCACTGCGAGATCTATAAGGCTATGGGCCCCCACTCCTACCGCGACCTGCCGCAGCGCCTGGCAGAGTTCGGCACCGTCTACCGCTACGAGCAGAGCGGAGAGCTGCATGGGCTCACCCGCGTACGTGGCTTCACGCAGGACGACGCGCACCTCTTCTGCCGTCCCGACCAGATCAAGGAGGAGTTCTGCAAGGTGATGGACATCATCTTCATCATCTTCAAGGCACTCAACTTCCAGAACTTCGAGGCCCAGATCTCCCTACGTGACAAGGTCAATAGGGATAAGTATATCGGCAGTGAGGAGAACTGGGAGCGCGCCGAGCAGGCCATCATCGACGCTTGCGCCGAGAAGGGGCTCCCCGCCGTCATCGAGTACGGTGAGGCAGCCTTCTACGGGCCTAAGCTCGACTTCATGGTCAAGGATGCCCTCGGCCGTCGCTGGCAGCTGGGTACGATCCAGGTGGACTACAACCTCCCCGAGCGCTTCGAGCTGGAGTACACGGGCGCGGATAACCGCAAGCATCGTCCCGTGATGATCCACCGCGCGCCCTTCGGCTCTATGGAGCGCTTCGTCGCCGTGCTCATCGAGCATACGGCTGGTCACTTCCCCCTGTGGCTGACGCCCGACCAGGTCGTCATCCTGCCCATCAGCGAGAAGTACAACGACTACGCCTACGAGGTGGCTGCCCAGCTCAACAAGCAGGACATCCGCACGCAGGTGGACGATCGCAACGAGAAGATCGGCCGCAAGATCCGCGACAACGAGCTCAAGCGTATCCCCTACATGCTCATCGTAGGCGAGAAGGAAGCCCAGGAAGGCGAAGTCTCGGTACGTGTGCAGGGTGAGGGTGATAAGGGTTCGCTGAAAATTGCTACCTTTGCAGAGCAAATCGCCGCTGAGGTGGATCGCCAGCTCAACGCTTGGCACACCGAGCAGCAAGCCTAA